The genomic region tcccatcttcatcttcttcctgcttatataaaaaataaaaaaaaaaaaaatttgaaaacccaacccccaaccctccctccccccccccccccccccaaggagaaggaggaagaaccgaagaagaacaaggaggaggaaaaaaaaaaaaaaaaaatttgaaaacccaacccccAACCCTCCCCCCctaaggagaaggaggaagaaccgaagaagaacaaggaggaggaaaaaaaaaaatggaaactacaacctaaaaaaataaaaacaaataaaaaaaaagaaaaaacccagaagaaggaaaaagaaggagaaggaggaagaagaaagagaagaagaaagagaaggaggatgaggaagaagaaaacccaTCAACTCAACCCCCCCTCCCGGCCTGCccgtggaagaagaagaagaaggaggcgaagaggaagaagaggagaaggagaaaaaaaaaaaaaaaaaaaaaaaaacccaaactgcaacccagaagaagaaagaaggaagaagaagaagaaaagaaaaaaaaaaaaaaaaaaattaaaacaccccctactgcggaagaagaagaagaaggaaaaaaaaaaaaaagaaaaaccccaacccaacccaattcggtccccccccccccccccaacccaatGCGCACTCATCTCTCCCCCCtattttcatcttcttccccttttcCCTCTACTTgcaacccagaaacaaaataaataaataaataaaataaaatttcaaacccAGTTTcggcccaagaagaagaagaaccctcTTTGTCTCCTCCCTATCTTCATCTTCGTCCCCTTTTCCCtctacctgcaacccagaaacaaaaaaaagaaaaaaaacaaaaaacaaaaagaaaaaaaaattcatacccAGTTTCGgcccaagaaaaagaagaagaaggagagagaagaacggaaaaaaaaaaaaaagtgacaaaTCCAGTTTCGGCCcaggaggagaagaagatgaagaagaagaaggaggagaggaacaaaaaaaattgaaattagtgCGGGTGAAGGAAAGGGGATGCCGCATCcctaggaaatttttttttgttttttttttccttaattttttaatccagcTGGATTAGTGAGTGATTCTCATCTCttgccatgtcagcatttaacagaaaaactaacagaaaaattgatggagatatgacattgtcacaaattcgtaagatgcggtatgacattgtcaattttaaaaggtgaggtatgaaactgttgtgatcccaatagttgaggtaatttttttcactttaccctttttttttctttttccagtgGGTGTGGTAGATAGTCAGCGATACTATAAATAGCAAAGCTTATGAGCTCCTGAACTCACACCAGCACTTGATACAAAGCAATAACACTTGGCTAGTTCGCTTCAGGTTTGAAATCTTTGAAATATGTCTTCTGTGGAAGTTCCACTATCTCAATCTTCAAACCCAAATGACACTTTTGATGTTCATCAGCCTAAGCCTTCAGCCACTTTTTCTCCCAGCATTTGGGGTGACCATTTTCTGTCCTACGCTTCTTTGGTAAGACTTCTTTCTTACTACAATAaactattatatattttgaacactatattattatgaaaattaaatttgtaattttaaacAAAGAGGAAAAAACCCAAAGAGTActttaatcatttaaaatgCTACTGATTCGAAATCATTTTATCTAACTTTTCCTTCCTTAATGTGGCAAACATGTTGCGAATCTAACTACCAAAGTTAAAttcacacctttttttttttttttgtttttttgtttttgggaaaaacAAGTTCTTAAAGTCATGAAAACTGCCACACAATAACTATTTCAGGCTAGGTGCCTCTCTTTTCTCAATGTTTACAATTTAGAAATTGACATCATAAGGGTTATGTGTTTTCTAATGTGTCATCAGACTTATaatcatcttatattaattgtaGTCTATATCTTTTGGTACTTGGAAACCTCCTCATTCAAACATATCATAAAGGTTATGCGTTTTCTAATTTCTTAAATCAAAATGTGATCCTGTGGAGGAAGTGGATGCTGAACTTGAACAACATGTACAAGAACTGAAGGAAGAAGTGAGAAGGATGCTAACGACATCACCAGAAAATGTTTCCCAAAAGTTGAACTTGATCGATGACATTCAGCACTTAGGTGTGTCCTACCATTTTGGAaatgaaattgaagaaattttacAGAAAATTCACAAGAGCTCTTATGATTTGGATGACCTGTACACAGCTGCTCTTCTTTTTCGATTGCTTAGACAACAAGGTTATAacgtttcatgtggtaagtaaTCTCGGATGGTGGTTTGGtcatatattttgttgtttttcgtttttttgtttttttgtttttttattttttttgtttttttttgtctaaatgCTTCTTGAGATTCTGAATTTTCCATTTTGTTGGTCATGCAGACTTATTCAACAAGTTCAAGGACGGTGATGGAAATTTCAAGGAATCACTCGTTGATGATGTTGTAGGACTACTAGGCTTGTATGAAGCCACACACCTTAGGATACATGGAGAGGAGATACTAGATGAGGCTCTAACCTTCACCACGACTAATCTCGAGTCGGTGACATTCCGTTTAAGCCCCCCACTTGCAAAAGCAGTAACCCATGCCTTAAATCAGCCGCTCCGAAAGGGTTTACCAAGGGTTGAAGCAAGGTATCACTTGTCAGTCTACCAGGAACTAAGAGAATCACCGAATGAAACTCTCCTAACGTTCGCCAAGTTGGATTTCAACCGACTGCAACGAGTCCATCAGAAAGAACTAAGCGAAATCACCAGGTAAATTAATTCCTTTTTCATCCAAATACATCACTTACTAAAGAGTTGAATTCTCCACCTCTAgctacaaataaataattatttttgtaactcaggtggtggaaggacTTGGACGTGCCAAACAAGCTACCTTTCGCAAGAGACAGATTGGTTGAGGTCTACTTCTGCTGGAGTATGTCAGTCTATTTTCAGCCTCAGTATTCCTTTGCTAGGAGAACATCATGCAAAGTTACTGCTATAACATCCATTATCGATGACCTTTACGAATATGGCACATATGAACAACTAAAGCTCTTTACTGAAGCTATTGAGAGGTATGAATATATCATTAGTTAAAAGTATCTTATACATAAAAGAGTTAATTTCAGTTTACTAAactcaagtttcgtggttttcaacatttagtacaagaagtttttttcgtcccagagttatacctaaaatgttaattttgagacagtctcatacatctattaagttttccgttagaacgtctgttaactgatgacgtaaCGCTTACGTGAACAATTACTAAacgtcacgtgtcaatatgagcccacttcaatattaaaaaaattataaaaaataaaaaaatattccgTACCCACCTTCTCCCCCGTACCCTCTCActcccttctctcttctgcAATCCCCTTCTCTCTTCTGCACCTGCAccaccctcccttctctcctccgCAACCCGCACCACCCACGTCTCAAACAACAATCTCCATCCTCCACATCTCATCACATCACATCTCACGAATCAGATCAGAAACCCTCCCCACTCTCTTTTCCCCTTCCCAAATCTTCGCCCACAATTTGACGTCTACGATTAGGGTTTCTGAAAATGTCAGGTGCAGCAATAGCGGTGAGCTACTTGAGCTCCTGGGCACGCGCCCTCGTCCAGATCTCTCCTTACACTTTCTCCGCTATCGGCGTTTCTGTCCTTGGCGCCGCCTGGTTTTTCCCTTTTCCTTGTTTCCTATCCATTTAGTAATTAAAGTTCTAATCTTTAGATTAAATACTGATAATGAATATTATTGGATGGAAATTAGGGGGATTTATATAACTGGGAGGGTGGCTACGGGTGCTACCGCATCGGGTGCGCCTTCGCACCCAAAAAAGAGCATACCTTCACCCGAAAAAGAGCATACCTTCATCCAGCCCTCTCTCCTCCACCATGCCTCCTGATACGGCATCGATTTAGTCCCCATTTCAATCCCCgatccaccaccaccgccaagACCTTGATCGAGCAAGGCCCCTTCGATTGCATCATCCacaggagagaagggagggaaagGGTGCGGGTGCAGGTGcagaggagagaaaggagggtgATGCAAGTCcagaagagagaagggagggaatGGGTGCGGGTTCcagaagagagaagggagggagagggTGAGGGGGTGAAGGTgggtagatatatatatatatatatatatatatttttttttttttaatattaaagtgggtctatattgacacgtgtcagTCAATAATTGTTCATGTGGGCGTCACGTGAAGTTCTAACGGAAAATTTAATAGATATATGAAtatgtcccaaaattaacactttatgTATGATTttaggatgaaaaaaacttcatgtattaaatgttgaaaaccacaaaacttgttggtagtaaactgatattaacTCTATATAAAATATCTTACCTTACATCACCATCCGATCAAAAGGAAAAACTAACCTAATTACACACAACTGATTTATGTAATACTTGATAAGGTGGGATGTCTCAGCCATGGATCAACTACCAGAGTATATGAAAGTCTGCTATAGAGCGTTGTTAGATGTATACAATGAAATTCATGAAAAGCTTTTGCACGATGGGAAGCTATATCGCATCCACTATGCAAAAGAAGCGGTACTAATCCTCAATATGAATTAGCGGTAGAGATGATTTTTGAATTATTATAATCTCATGATCTGGTATGTGTCAGATGAAAAAACAAGTTAGAGGCTACTTCGATGAAGCCAAATTGTTCCACGAGAAGCACATACCATCACTAGATGAATACATGTCTCTATCACTCGTCACCAGTGGCTACCCCTTGCTAATAACCACATCCTTTGTTGGAATGGAAGAAGCTACAATAAACTCCTTTGATTGGTTGTCAACTTTCCCTCAGGCGGTGAAGGCTGTATCAAAAATTGTCAGACTCACGGATGACATAGTGGACCACAAGGTACTTAATCGTATATGTAA from Pyrus communis chromosome 9, drPyrComm1.1, whole genome shotgun sequence harbors:
- the LOC137746232 gene encoding (-)-germacrene D synthase-like, coding for MSSVEVPLSQSSNPNDTFDVHQPKPSATFSPSIWGDHFLSYASLEVDAELEQHVQELKEEVRRMLTTSPENVSQKLNLIDDIQHLGVSYHFGNEIEEILQKIHKSSYDLDDLYTAALLFRLLRQQGYNVSCDLFNKFKDGDGNFKESLVDDVVGLLGLYEATHLRIHGEEILDEALTFTTTNLESVTFRLSPPLAKAVTHALNQPLRKGLPRVEARYHLSVYQELRESPNETLLTFAKLDFNRLQRVHQKELSEITR
- the LOC137744273 gene encoding sesquiterpene synthase-like: MDQLPEYMKVCYRALLDVYNEIHEKLLHDGKLYRIHYAKEAMKKQVRGYFDEAKLFHEKHIPSLDEYMSLSLVTSGYPLLITTSFVGMEEATINSFDWLSTFPQAVKAVSKIVRLTDDIVDHKFEQEKEHFISAVNCYMKKYGVTEEEAIIELKRQVHNAWKDINEACLHPTAVPMPLLIRILNFARLMDVVYKCEDGYTNAKGVLKDLIVSTLVEPVAL